Proteins from a genomic interval of Callospermophilus lateralis isolate mCalLat2 chromosome 1, mCalLat2.hap1, whole genome shotgun sequence:
- the Prrt4 gene encoding proline-rich transmembrane protein 4 isoform X1: MAGHGCLGLGLFCWVLLAVPVGPQPASSVPGASLTTLTPPPQSEASMLSLNLGLNFKFHLRGPAAVWGSPVTETQPLSPGPGQEPEEVASVLRTDPIWELLVGSPRNSPPEWGSAEGSSVPWASSLTLESTSPLSGPTDRPTAPYQPRMGTVTWATALTATAPPSSIPRPHQSELELKFDVALRAGAAPTLGHRTLPLLPSLRASLAEIAGRLGPFGFFGTTLSPLRNFSGLNPPGTSISPSSASKVSDSPGFFGSTLSPPLPTLERKLSSPSLLDPATSLSSASTETTLMQHDPTIPTSDDPSPASLGNPSVQPECGPESCSVGELPDHKMQPPASPLPLFFLTLEADWTEARAHWGLAWEAHVYGAGALFGLVALLALLALALLPWRCPPGAPCLALLDLLLFSAGTTRAFPLFYDAYGHRDRLPALAWLLLQDLPLPCLAAGLGLACLLLARPRPPRCPAGLAALLLLGLGLSAAAALGSAAHRPLRPLRLASRGLHAFLAALLSGLLLALSCWRGRRRRAGAPLGGSGFKGSTPVPQARSPFAPRESWRRAARTAPVAGTFGLLSGALQGYEVLHALGYGGQPGLEGPWPWWAFQLGLRLGEVGVALPLALLGLYPALCSPRVPPRCWAKLFRLSPGHAAPLLPGGWVTGPPDKEPLGSAIARGDAELLQLCALAGPGPDLLLQGGGCRGFKGTAANSAQSPASSPCSDCTVDFRPPSPINLRRSIEEALCSEALLAPGLFQGPAFGEALPGLGLYRTASLGTKIGTGPSGKSEETPSSPAPPELPSPGAWPAGSSASSGSLCGLSRDSSSMLLCSSPDRPLRCPLVCVLSPPRPSGSSPSLPASGSYQALSPPSRDSPEPAPELQAEEVLLQEQFLDACRQIDELSVGSDTIDL, translated from the exons ATGGCAGGGCATGGCTGCCTtgggctgggcctgttctgctgggtcCTGCTTGCTGTTCCTGTGGGCCCCCAACCTGCCTCCTCCGTCCCAGGTGCCTCTCTAACCACTTTGACCCCGCCACCTCAAAGTGAGGCCTCTATGCTGTCCCTCAACCTGGGACTTAACTTCAAATTTCATCTTCGGGGACCAGCTGCTGTCTGGGGGAGCCCTGTCACAGAGACCCAGCCTCTGTCTCCTGGGCCAGGCCAGGAACCAGAAGAGGTTGCCAGTGTGCTGAGGACTGACCCCATTTGGGAACTGCTGGTGggctcccccaggaactctccccCAGAGTGGGGCTCTGCTGAAGGCAGTTCTGTGCCCTGGGCCTCCTCCTTGACTCTTGAGTCCACATCACCACTTTCTGGGCCCACCGACCGGCCCACTGCTCCCTATCAGCCCAGGATGGGCACTGTGACTTGGGCGACTGCTTTGACGGCGACAGCACCTCCATCCAGTATTCCCAGGCCCCACCAGAGCGAGCTGGAGCTGAAGTTTGATGTGGCACTGAGAGCGGGTGCAGCCCCAACACTTGGGCATCGAACATTACCCCTGCTGCCCAGCCTTCGAGCCAGCCTGGCAGAGATTGCTGGGCGCTTGGGACCCTTTG GGTTTTTTGGAACTACTCTGTCCCCACTCCGAAACTTCTCAGGCTTGAACCCCCCAGGCACATCAATATCCCCAAGCTCTGCTTCTAAAGTGTCAGATTCTCCAG GGTTCTTTGGCAGTACTCTGTCCCCACCCCTACCTACCTTGGAAAGGAAGCTCTCAAGCCCAAGTCTGCTGGACCCAGCTACTTCCCTAAGCTCTGCTTCAACTGAAACAACACTGATGCAACATG ACCCCACCATCCCCACCTCTGATGACCCATCTCCTGCCAGCCTTGGGAACCCTTCAGTGCAGCCAGAATGTGGGCCAGAGTCCTGCAGTGTGGGAGAGTTACCTGATCACAAGATGCAGCCTCCTGCCTCCCCGCTGCCTCTCTTCTTCCTGACCCTGGAGGCCGACTGGACAGAAGCCAGGGCTCACTGGGGGCTGGCCTGGGAGGCCCATGTGTATGGGGCAGGCGCTCTCTTTGGCCTGGTGGCCTTGCTAGCACTACTGGCTTTGGCCCTCTTGCCTTGGCGCTGCCCGCCTGGCGCCCCCTGCCTGGCGTTGCTGGACCTGCTGCTGTTCTCTGCGGGGACCACGCGGGCTTTTCCACTCTTCTACGACGCCTATGGGCACCGGGACCGGCTGCCTGCGCTGGCCTGGCTGCTGCTGCAGGACCTTCCTCTGCCCTGCCTGGCAGctggcttggggctggcctgcctgcTTCTGGCTCGGCCTCGCCCGCCGCGGTGCCCCGCCGGATTGGCCGCGCTGTtgcttctggggctggggctgtcggCCGCCGCCGCGCTGGGCAGCGCCGCGCATCGCCCGCTGCGGCCCCTGCGGCTCGCCTCGCGCGGGCTGCACGCCTTCCTTGCCGCGCTCCTTTCAGGGCTCCTGCTGGCGCTCTCCTGCTGGCGAGGTCGGCGGCGGCGGGCTGGAGCGCCCCTGGGAGGATCTGGCTTCAAGGGATCTACCCCTGTCCCGCAGGCGCGCAGCCCTTTCGCCCCCCGTGAGTCCTGGCGGCGCGCGGCGCGCACTGCCCCGGTGGCTGGCACTTTCGGGCTGTTGAGCGGAGCCCTGCAAGGCTACGAGGTTCTTCACGCCCTAGGTTATGGAGGCCAACCTGGCCTAGAGGGGCCTTGGCCCTGGTGGGCCTTCCAGCTAGGCCTGCGCCTGGGCGAGGTGGGTGTCGCACTCCCGCTGGCGCTGCTGGGACTTTACCCCGCGCTCTGCAGTCCCCGCGTGCCTCCGCGCTGCTGGGCTAAGCTCTTCCGATTGTCCCCGGGCCATGCGGCTCCGCTCCTGCCGGGGGGCTGGGTCACTGGGCCCCCAGACAAGGAGCCTCTGGGTAGCGCCATCGCACGTGGTGACGCCGAGTTGCTTCAGTTGTGCGCCCTGGCAGGGCCAGGCCCAGACCTCTTACTCCAGGGAGGTGGCTGCCGGGGCTTCAAAGGCACCGCGGCCAACTCGGCCCAGTCCCCCGCCTCTTCCCCTTGCAGCGATTGCACCGTAGACTTCCGCCCGCCCTCCCCAATCAACCTGCGGCGCAGCATCGAGGAGGCCCTCTGCAGCGAGGCGCTGCTGGCTCCCGGTCTCTTCCAGGGCCCTGCCTTCGGGGAAGCTCTGCCTGGGCTCGGCCTCTATCGCACAGCCTCGCTAGGGACCAAGATAGGGACCGGGCCCAGTGGAAAGTCGGAGGAGACCCCCAGTTCCCCGGCGCCTCCGGAGCTCCCCTCTCCTGGGGCCTGGCCCGCCGGCAGCAGCGCCTCCTCGGGTTCTCTGTGTGGACTCTCCCGGGACAGCTCGTCCATGCTGCTATGTTCCAGCCCCGATAGGCCCCTGCGCTGCCCACTGGTTTGCGTCCTCAGTCCTCCGCGGCCCTCAGGAAGCAGCCCCAGTCTCCCTGCTTCCGGATCCTACCAGGCCTTGTCCCCACCCTCCCGCGACTCCCCAGAGCCTGCTCCTGAGCTGCAGGCCGAGGAGGTTTTACTGCAAGAACAGTTCCTGGATGCCTGCCGACAGATCGACGAGCTGAGCGTGGGGAGCGACACCATAGACCTGTGA
- the Prrt4 gene encoding proline-rich transmembrane protein 4 isoform X2, whose product MAGHGCLGLGLFCWVLLAVPVGPQPASSVPGASLTTLTPPPQSEASMLSLNLGLNFKFHLRGPAAVWGSPVTETQPLSPGPGQEPEEVASVLRTDPIWELLVGSPRNSPPEWGSAEGSSVPWASSLTLESTSPLSGPTDRPTAPYQPRMGTVTWATALTATAPPSSIPRPHQSELELKFDVALRAGAAPTLGHRTLPLLPSLRASLAEIAGRLGPFGFFGTTLSPLRNFSGLNPPGTSISPSSASKVSDSPGFFGSTLSPPLPTLERKLSSPSLLDPATSLSSASTETTLMQHDPTIPTSDDPSPASLGNPSVQPECGPESCSVGELPDHKMQPPASPLPLFFLTLEADWTEARAHWGLAWEAHVYGRLHRRLPPALPNQPAAQHRGGPLQRGAAGSRSLPGPCLRGSSAWARPLSHSLARDQDRDRAQWKVGGDPQFPGASGAPLSWGLARRQQRLLGFSVWTLPGQLVHAAMFQPR is encoded by the exons ATGGCAGGGCATGGCTGCCTtgggctgggcctgttctgctgggtcCTGCTTGCTGTTCCTGTGGGCCCCCAACCTGCCTCCTCCGTCCCAGGTGCCTCTCTAACCACTTTGACCCCGCCACCTCAAAGTGAGGCCTCTATGCTGTCCCTCAACCTGGGACTTAACTTCAAATTTCATCTTCGGGGACCAGCTGCTGTCTGGGGGAGCCCTGTCACAGAGACCCAGCCTCTGTCTCCTGGGCCAGGCCAGGAACCAGAAGAGGTTGCCAGTGTGCTGAGGACTGACCCCATTTGGGAACTGCTGGTGggctcccccaggaactctccccCAGAGTGGGGCTCTGCTGAAGGCAGTTCTGTGCCCTGGGCCTCCTCCTTGACTCTTGAGTCCACATCACCACTTTCTGGGCCCACCGACCGGCCCACTGCTCCCTATCAGCCCAGGATGGGCACTGTGACTTGGGCGACTGCTTTGACGGCGACAGCACCTCCATCCAGTATTCCCAGGCCCCACCAGAGCGAGCTGGAGCTGAAGTTTGATGTGGCACTGAGAGCGGGTGCAGCCCCAACACTTGGGCATCGAACATTACCCCTGCTGCCCAGCCTTCGAGCCAGCCTGGCAGAGATTGCTGGGCGCTTGGGACCCTTTG GGTTTTTTGGAACTACTCTGTCCCCACTCCGAAACTTCTCAGGCTTGAACCCCCCAGGCACATCAATATCCCCAAGCTCTGCTTCTAAAGTGTCAGATTCTCCAG GGTTCTTTGGCAGTACTCTGTCCCCACCCCTACCTACCTTGGAAAGGAAGCTCTCAAGCCCAAGTCTGCTGGACCCAGCTACTTCCCTAAGCTCTGCTTCAACTGAAACAACACTGATGCAACATG ACCCCACCATCCCCACCTCTGATGACCCATCTCCTGCCAGCCTTGGGAACCCTTCAGTGCAGCCAGAATGTGGGCCAGAGTCCTGCAGTGTGGGAGAGTTACCTGATCACAAGATGCAGCCTCCTGCCTCCCCGCTGCCTCTCTTCTTCCTGACCCTGGAGGCCGACTGGACAGAAGCCAGGGCTCACTGGGGGCTGGCCTGGGAGGCCCATGTGTATGGG CGATTGCACCGTAGACTTCCGCCCGCCCTCCCCAATCAACCTGCGGCGCAGCATCGAGGAGGCCCTCTGCAGCGAGGCGCTGCTGGCTCCCGGTCTCTTCCAGGGCCCTGCCTTCGGGGAAGCTCTGCCTGGGCTCGGCCTCTATCGCACAGCCTCGCTAGGGACCAAGATAGGGACCGGGCCCAGTGGAAAGTCGGAGGAGACCCCCAGTTCCCCGGCGCCTCCGGAGCTCCCCTCTCCTGGGGCCTGGCCCGCCGGCAGCAGCGCCTCCTCGGGTTCTCTGTGTGGACTCTCCCGGGACAGCTCGTCCATGCTGCTATGTTCCAGCCCCGATAG